The stretch of DNA GAACTTGAACCGTTCAGCAAGGACGGGCGGCTGTGCGCCCACGTGTGCGACACGCTCAAAAGCCTGCCGGAAACGCCGACACTGGCGGCATACAAGGACTACAAGGCAATCATTATCCTGCTGGGTATGTCCACCACCCATTACGCCATACTTGACGAACTGGCGGAACAGCACCGCAAGCGGGACGAGATACCCGAACTGACCGCCTACTGCGATGCGCTCCACTGGATGCGACCGGGACGGCAGTACCTCTGCAACGTGTACAACACGGTATGCCACGCTTTCCACCTGCTGCGGAGAAACCCGGTAAGGGGCAACCGACTGCTGGTGACGGAAAAGGAACTGCGCCACGCCGAACGGATGCTGCCGGAACTGGGCAGGCAGACGTTCACCGAAATGGTACGTCTGAAAGGCTACATGGTCTATGATGCCGAGAAACTGGCGGACAAATGCGGCATGGAATACGGCTCGTTCCGGCGAAAGGTAAAGAAAATGACCGGGTACACGGCTAAGGAATGGGTGATAAAGGAACGGGTAAAGGACGTGGAACACTACCTGTTGAACACAAACCTCACGCTTACCGAAGTGGCGTTCACCACCGGGTTCGCATCGACATCGAACCTGAACGACTTCTGCAAGGCGTATCTTTTAGATACCCCCGGAGAAATACGCAGAAAAGCGCAGGAAACAAGAAAATGCACAGTTACAAGAACGTAATGTGAAAAATCAAGAATAAAACTGATTTTTTATGCCCGTAACTTTGTGCTTCATAAAAGATAAGCACAAGGTTATGGAACATAAGATACCGTTGGAAACATACTTCGCCGGACTGCTTCAAAAAGTGGAATGGCAGATACAGGAATACGAGGACACCGCAGCGGACACGCTGACGCTCTGCCGCCTATGCGTGGACTACCTGCAAGAGATACTGGGCGAACTCAAAACCTTTATAATCTCCTACCCGTTCGCCAGCACGGAAGAAGAAATACACTTCTTCAAGGAACTGAAACCGCTTTTAGCGAGCAAAATCATCTATTACAATACCGTTTACAAGATAGAGGTGCGCTTCCCCAGCGGCAGCGAGGACGTGCAGCGGGACTACCTGCTGTCGGAAACCGACCGGATTTCAAGGTCGTTCCAGCGGAACTTGGCGTTCTACCAGTACCACCGAACGAAAGCCACCTACTTGGACAGGCAGTATTTCATACGTGGGAAGCCTGACATACAAATCATCGTGGACAGTTTCTATTACGAAACAGACCCACAGTTCAGCACCAGTCACGATTTCAAGGTAGCCAAGATTTTAGCCAACGAACTGCTGGAAATATACCTCACCAACCGTCTGCACGAGCTGGAACGCCGGGAACAGCGCAAGCGGGTGAAGAACGGCTTCATGGGCAGGCTGTTGCGCTGGACGGGGACGAAAAGGGCGTTGGTGGAACTTATCTACGCACTGGACGCCTGCGGCTGTCTGAACAAGGGAACGGTTGATATTAAGGAGATTGTAGCCTACTTTGAATACGTGTTCGACATAGACCTCGGCGACTTCTACCACACCTACATGGAACTAAAAGCCAAGACCAAAGACCGAACGGGCTTCCTCTCCACCCTGAAAGACAGGTTGCTGATGCGCATGAGGGAGCAGGATTAGGCAACCGTGCTTTAACAAAATTTATTTCGCCACAGGTGGGTACATCTGTGGCGTTTTATTTTTCAGGACACCCGAACTTTGCGGCAAATCAATCAGTTACCGTTATGGAAATAATAACATTCGAGTCCAAAGCCTACAAGGAACTGGACAACAAGATTACCGCCATTGCCGACTACATCTTCAACCACATGGAAACGGCAAGGCAAAGCGAGGAAGACATGTGGGTGGACAGCTACGAGGTCTGCACGTTCCTGAAAATAAGCGAAAAGACCCTGCAACGCCTGCGGGTGTCGGGGACTATCGCCTATTCCAACATCAGGGGACGCTACTTCTACAAGGTCAGCGAGATACGCCGGATGCTGGAAGAACGCCTGATAAGGAGCAACAAGGAGAACATCGACAACCTGATAACCAACCACCAGTTGTATGCTAAGGAAAGAGGAAATCTTAGAAAGAACAAGTAACGGGCTGGCGGTGTTCAAACACTACCTGCCCGGCAATTGGCGCATAGGTCGCAACTTCCTTAACCCGCTGTACGAGGACAGCAAGGCTTCCTGCAACATCTATTTCGACCGCCGGGGCGGTATCTACAAGATGAAAGACTTCGGCAACGACAGTTACAGCGGCGACTGTTTCTTCCTCGTGGGGCAGTTAAAGGGGCTGGACTGCAACCGGGCGGCTGACTTCGTGGAGATACTGGAAATCATCGACCGGGATTTGGGCTTGGGGCTGGCTTCCGGCATTCCGGTTTCCGTTCCCCCGGCAACCGTCTGCCGGGCAGTGCCGGACAAACCCGAAGAAACGCCCGAAAAGCCCGTCAAGCCCTACCAGTTCCGGGAACAGAAGTTCCCGCTTGCCGAACTGGTGTACTGGCAACAGTACGGCATCACGCCCGAACTGCTGGAACGTTACAAGGTCTGTTCGCTCCGGGAATACAACAGTGAAACGGCAGAGGGCAAACCGTACACCTACACTTCATCGGTGGCAGAACCCATGTACGGCTACAAGGGCAAACAGCACATCAAGCTGTACCGCCCGTTCTCCACGCCCCGTTTCCTCTACGGCGGCAGCTTCGGTGAGAACTACTGTTTCGGGCTGGAACAACTGCCAGCCAAAGGCGACACGCTATTCATCACGGGCGGCGAGAAAGACGTGCTTTCGCTGGCGGCGCACGGTTTTCACGCTATCTGCTTCAACAGCGAAACGGTGACAATACCGCCCACGCTGGTTTATCGGCTGACATTCCGGTTCAAGCACATCGTCCTGCTCTTTGACATGGACAAGACGGGCAGGGAAAGTTCATGCAAACAGGAAAAACTACTGGAAGAATTTGGAGTGAAACGCCTGCTGCTCCCGCTTCCGGGAACGAAAGAGGAAAAGGACATATCCGACTACTTCAAAGCCGGGAACACCCGTGAAGATTTCCTGAAACTGTTTATCGAATTTTTAGACAACCTGTATAGCGACACATTGATTATGCTTAAATCATGCGAAATAGATTTCAACAACCCGCCCGCCAAAGCGCAAGAGATTATTTCGGCGGGTGACGTTCCGCTGGGGACACAAGGCAACCTGTTCGGCATCACCGGGGGCGAGGGAACGGGAAAGAGCAATTATATAGCCGCAATCGTGGCGGGCTGCATCTGCCCGGCTGGTGCGGAAGTAGATACGCTGGGCATACAGATAACCGCCAACGGCAAACACAAGGCGGTCTTGCTCTACGACACCGAACAGTCGGAAGTGCAACTGTTCAAGAATGTAAGCAACCTGCTGGCACGTGCCAAACAGCCGGACAAACCCGATGAACTGAAAGCGTTTTGTCTTACCGGCATGTCACGCAAAGAACGCCTGAACGCCATTGTACAAAGCATGGACAAGTTCTACTACCAGTACGGCGGCATCCAGTTGGTCGTCATTGACGGCATCGCAGACCTTGTTAAGAGTGCCAACGATGAAGCGGAAAGCGTGGCGGTGATAGATGAACTTTATCGGCTGGCGGGTATCTACAACACGTGTATTCTGTGCGTGCTGCACTTCGTCCCCAACGGATTGAAACTGCGGGGACATTTGGGCAGCGAGTTGCAGCGCAAGGCGGCTACAATCCTTTCGATAGAGAAAGACGAAGAACCCGCCCAGTCGGTCGTGAAAGCCTTGAAAGTAAGGGACGGAAGCCCGCTGGACGTTCCTTTGATGCTCTTTGCATGGGACAAGGAAGCGGGGATGCACGTGTACAAGGGCGAGAAGCCCCGTGAGGAAAAGGAGAAGCGCAAGGAAAGGGAACTGGTGAATGTCGCACGTGACATCTTCGGGCGGCAGACACGCATCACCTACATAGACCTTTGCGAGCAGTTGCAGCAGGTATTGGACATCAAGGAGCGCACCGCAAAGAGCTATATCCGCTTCATGCGGGAAAGGGACATCATCACCAAAGACACGGCGAACCAAAGCTGTTTTGTCATCGGTTCATATCATCTTCAAAGGAACGCAAGCTGCCCGTAGGCGTATGGGCTGAACTTGTGTATTTTTAGGTGCTTGTGTCCTGCCCTGTTGTGATAACACGGCAGGATTTTTTCTGTTTGCACGTGATTTTTCAGGGTATTTGCTTAACTTTGCAGAAGTTACACGGAAAAGTAACGGCAGTTGGACGGCGGTTGCCGGAATATTGCCTTTATATATAACATATACGTTCGCCGAACGTCCCGATGCGAAAACTGGCACTTTTCAAAATGTGGGGATATTCAGCGCAGGATATGCTATGCGTTTGTCATAGCGTGGCTGCACTGTTTCCACATTTGGGTATGCCAGTACCTCTACTTTGAAACAGCGTCATGCCACGCTTTCTTTTTGGGGGTGGCGGCTAACGTGCCAAGACAGTAGGGATTTATATCACTTTAATACCTGACAATATGGAACAAATCAAAGCGCACATCGCCGTATCGCTGGACGGGCATACCGCCACGCCGGACTATGAACTGGACTGGATGCCCCGTGAGGTCAAGGAACTGGCGGCAAGGGAACACGCCGCCGCAAGCTGCCTGCTTATGGGGGCTAACACCTACAACTACATCTTTGAACACTGGGGCGGGTGGCCGCACAAAAGCAAACGGTCTTTTGTGGTGTCACACTACGATACCAACGTGACGCCGGACTGCGGGGTGGAGTTCCTGACCGAAGAACCGCTGCAAAGGGTCTATGAACTGAAACAGGAAACCGACATGCTGGTGGTGGGTGGCGGCAAGCTGCTTACTTCATTGATTAAAGCCGGACTGCTGGACAGCCTGACAATCTACACCGTCCCGGTCATGGCGGGCAAAGGCATCGGTTTTGTCGGGGAAACATCCGGCTCGCTGTGGAAGCTCTCGGAAAGCAGGGTGCTGGATAACGGGGTGGTCTGTTCGACCTACCTGTTTGGCGGGAACATATAAAAAAATGCGCCCGGTTTCCCTCCGGGCGCAACCACTAAAATTTCAATTATTATAAGCTGTAAAACCTATCACAATGAAATTTCAGCGGCAAAGATAAGCTATTTCTTCGGTTTCGCTTTCTTTTCGGGGAATGAAAAACCGACATTGAACTGCTCGTCCAGTACCAGCGAAGCATCGAAAGCCTTGCCGTTCTTGCCCTTGAAGCCCTTGATTAGCCCGGTCTTGCGTTTCGTCACCAGCTCGACAATCTGCTTGTCGGAAAGCTGCTTGTCGCACTTGTTGCGGAATATGGTAAGCGTGCAGTCCACGTTGGAACACTTCGCCACTTTCGGGTAGAACAGGATGCGCCCGCTGCCGCATTTCGGGCAGGGGCAGGTTTCACCAGCAGCGACAGATAGCTGCACCGATAGCAGTTCTGCGGTGATTTGCGTTGCGTACACCTCGATGCCCTTCCGGAACGTGTCCGCATCCATGCTGCCCGCTTCTATCTTGGCAAGGGCGGTTTCCCACATGCCCGTCATTTCGACATCGGCGATCTTCTTGTCCTTGACTATCTTGTAAACGGCAAGCCCCTTGTCGGTAGGCACAAGGTTCTTCTTCTCACGCACGATGTACTGGCGGGCGAACAGCGTTTCGATAATCGCCGCACGGGTGGCGGGCGTGCCTATCCCGGCATCTTTCAGGCTGGCTTTCAGTTCGGCATCTTCCAGTTCCCTGCCTGCGTTCTCCATTGCCGCCAACAGGCTGCTTTCCGTGTGCAGCGGTTTCGGCTTGGTCTGCTTTTCGAGCAGATCCACGCCGGAGAGTGGCAAATATTCTCCCTCTTGGAGTGGCGGCAGGCTGGCGGCTTCTTCATCCCCGCCCGTTTCCTGCTCGCCGAACACGGCACGCCACCCGGCTTCTTTCATCACAGACCCTTTCACCGTGAAGTCGGTATCTCCCCCTGACAGCAAGGCGGTGGTAACGTCTTTCACGCACTTGCCCGAAAAGGCTTCCAGCATACGCCCGGCTACCAGCTCGTAAACCGCCCGCTCGTCTTTGGAAAGTTCGCCGGGCAGGTTCTCGGTAATGATTAAGGCGTGGTGGTCGGTCACTTTGCCGTCATTCACGCTGCGGCGGTTCAGGGGTGTGCCGTCCAGCCCGGCGGCATAC from Barnesiella propionica encodes:
- a CDS encoding dihydrofolate reductase family protein, which codes for MEQIKAHIAVSLDGHTATPDYELDWMPREVKELAAREHAAASCLLMGANTYNYIFEHWGGWPHKSKRSFVVSHYDTNVTPDCGVEFLTEEPLQRVYELKQETDMLVVGGGKLLTSLIKAGLLDSLTIYTVPVMAGKGIGFVGETSGSLWKLSESRVLDNGVVCSTYLFGGNI
- a CDS encoding bifunctional DNA primase/helicase, with amino-acid sequence MLRKEEILERTSNGLAVFKHYLPGNWRIGRNFLNPLYEDSKASCNIYFDRRGGIYKMKDFGNDSYSGDCFFLVGQLKGLDCNRAADFVEILEIIDRDLGLGLASGIPVSVPPATVCRAVPDKPEETPEKPVKPYQFREQKFPLAELVYWQQYGITPELLERYKVCSLREYNSETAEGKPYTYTSSVAEPMYGYKGKQHIKLYRPFSTPRFLYGGSFGENYCFGLEQLPAKGDTLFITGGEKDVLSLAAHGFHAICFNSETVTIPPTLVYRLTFRFKHIVLLFDMDKTGRESSCKQEKLLEEFGVKRLLLPLPGTKEEKDISDYFKAGNTREDFLKLFIEFLDNLYSDTLIMLKSCEIDFNNPPAKAQEIISAGDVPLGTQGNLFGITGGEGTGKSNYIAAIVAGCICPAGAEVDTLGIQITANGKHKAVLLYDTEQSEVQLFKNVSNLLARAKQPDKPDELKAFCLTGMSRKERLNAIVQSMDKFYYQYGGIQLVVIDGIADLVKSANDEAESVAVIDELYRLAGIYNTCILCVLHFVPNGLKLRGHLGSELQRKAATILSIEKDEEPAQSVVKALKVRDGSPLDVPLMLFAWDKEAGMHVYKGEKPREEKEKRKERELVNVARDIFGRQTRITYIDLCEQLQQVLDIKERTAKSYIRFMRERDIITKDTANQSCFVIGSYHLQRNASCP
- a CDS encoding helix-turn-helix domain-containing protein produces the protein MGTSVAFYFSGHPNFAANQSVTVMEIITFESKAYKELDNKITAIADYIFNHMETARQSEEDMWVDSYEVCTFLKISEKTLQRLRVSGTIAYSNIRGRYFYKVSEIRRMLEERLIRSNKENIDNLITNHQLYAKERGNLRKNK
- the topB gene encoding type IA DNA topoisomerase gives rise to the protein MIALIAEKPSVAKDIARIIGATGRNDGYLSGNGYMVTWAFGHLIQLAMPEAYGVANFRRESLPILPPDFQLIPRQVKAEKGYKADPGVLKQLKVIKEVFDQCDRIIVATDAGREGELIFRYIFHYLNCRKPFVRLWISSLTDKAIREGLDNLQPGERYDNLYLSAKSRSEADWLIGINATQALSVAAGQGVFSLGRVQTPTLVMICSRYLENKNFVPAKFWQLKAATASGGINFTAQSTAKWEQQPEAIAALQRVKDAGQLVVKSVERKEACQEPPLLYDLTTLQKEANTKLNFSADKTLSIAQSLYEKKVMSYPRTGSRYIPEDVFDEMPERVALLGQYPRFAGYAAGLDGTPLNRRSVNDGKVTDHHALIITENLPGELSKDERAVYELVAGRMLEAFSGKCVKDVTTALLSGGDTDFTVKGSVMKEAGWRAVFGEQETGGDEEAASLPPLQEGEYLPLSGVDLLEKQTKPKPLHTESSLLAAMENAGRELEDAELKASLKDAGIGTPATRAAIIETLFARQYIVREKKNLVPTDKGLAVYKIVKDKKIADVEMTGMWETALAKIEAGSMDADTFRKGIEVYATQITAELLSVQLSVAAGETCPCPKCGSGRILFYPKVAKCSNVDCTLTIFRNKCDKQLSDKQIVELVTKRKTGLIKGFKGKNGKAFDASLVLDEQFNVGFSFPEKKAKPKK
- a CDS encoding helix-turn-helix domain-containing protein yields the protein MEQRITSLLLPAPEAELEASCKELDEKVTWLLHNSRKMDNYLELEPFSKDGRLCAHVCDTLKSLPETPTLAAYKDYKAIIILLGMSTTHYAILDELAEQHRKRDEIPELTAYCDALHWMRPGRQYLCNVYNTVCHAFHLLRRNPVRGNRLLVTEKELRHAERMLPELGRQTFTEMVRLKGYMVYDAEKLADKCGMEYGSFRRKVKKMTGYTAKEWVIKERVKDVEHYLLNTNLTLTEVAFTTGFASTSNLNDFCKAYLLDTPGEIRRKAQETRKCTVTRT
- a CDS encoding RteC domain-containing protein, which encodes MPVTLCFIKDKHKVMEHKIPLETYFAGLLQKVEWQIQEYEDTAADTLTLCRLCVDYLQEILGELKTFIISYPFASTEEEIHFFKELKPLLASKIIYYNTVYKIEVRFPSGSEDVQRDYLLSETDRISRSFQRNLAFYQYHRTKATYLDRQYFIRGKPDIQIIVDSFYYETDPQFSTSHDFKVAKILANELLEIYLTNRLHELERREQRKRVKNGFMGRLLRWTGTKRALVELIYALDACGCLNKGTVDIKEIVAYFEYVFDIDLGDFYHTYMELKAKTKDRTGFLSTLKDRLLMRMREQD